In Tsuneonella amylolytica, one genomic interval encodes:
- a CDS encoding S66 peptidase family protein, translating into MIDRRSVLGGLAAAAMAAPVAAPAAFREAARRLPDFLDPGDTVGLASPASAIDPEEGLARAEHWIRGMGLVPKVGPNAGSRYGYLAGTDAQRAADFNAMVADPDVTAIFAVRGGWGAARILPLIDWGAVRANPKLLIGYSDVTALHLAYAARAGFATIHGGNATSSWRPVQWESLWQLAFAGARPVLGGASVESVTGRAGRTITAGRAQGRLLGGNMTIVSTLMGTDWLPDFTGAILFLEDVGEAEYRVDRMFQQLKLAGVLDKLAGVVFGQCTDCTTPGSGFTLDQVIDQHLAPLGVPAFTGASFGHVGNQICLPSGAEVELDADARTIRLLRPIVG; encoded by the coding sequence GTGATCGACCGTCGTTCCGTGCTCGGGGGGCTGGCGGCCGCAGCGATGGCCGCGCCGGTCGCCGCTCCGGCTGCCTTTCGCGAAGCGGCGCGCCGCCTGCCGGACTTCCTCGATCCGGGCGACACGGTGGGGCTCGCCTCGCCCGCCAGCGCGATCGATCCCGAAGAAGGGCTCGCGAGGGCCGAACACTGGATCCGCGGCATGGGCCTCGTCCCCAAGGTCGGCCCCAACGCCGGCAGTCGCTACGGCTACCTCGCGGGCACCGATGCGCAGCGCGCGGCGGATTTCAACGCGATGGTCGCGGACCCCGATGTGACCGCGATCTTCGCGGTGCGCGGCGGATGGGGCGCGGCGCGGATCCTGCCGCTCATCGATTGGGGTGCGGTGCGCGCAAACCCCAAGCTGCTGATCGGCTACTCCGACGTCACCGCGCTGCACCTCGCCTACGCCGCGCGCGCGGGCTTCGCGACGATCCACGGCGGCAACGCGACCAGCAGCTGGCGCCCCGTGCAGTGGGAAAGCCTGTGGCAGCTCGCCTTTGCCGGCGCGCGGCCGGTCCTGGGTGGGGCAAGTGTGGAATCCGTGACCGGGCGGGCGGGGCGCACGATTACCGCCGGGCGGGCGCAAGGCCGTCTGCTGGGCGGTAACATGACCATCGTCAGCACGCTGATGGGGACCGACTGGCTGCCCGACTTTACCGGTGCGATCCTGTTCCTCGAGGATGTCGGCGAGGCCGAGTACCGCGTCGACCGGATGTTCCAGCAGCTGAAACTGGCGGGCGTGCTCGACAAGCTTGCGGGCGTGGTCTTCGGCCAGTGCACCGATTGCACGACGCCGGGGTCGGGCTTCACCCTCGACCAGGTGATCGACCAGCATCTCGCGCCGCTCGGCGTGCCGGCGTTTACCGGGGCGAGCTTCGGCCATGTCGGCAACCAGATCTGCCTGCCATCCGGGGCCGAAGTGGAGCTCGACGCGGATGCCCGGACGATCCGGCTGCTGCGCCCCATCGTCGGATAG
- a CDS encoding M14 family metallopeptidase: MNAQTPNFGISIDAEFDSGNINVIEIDGAATRLSIPADHMSEFRQWFHFRVSGAKGRELTLKIVDLGTSAYPEGWPGYRACVSEDREFWGRADTTYDKDADGGTLTITYTPASDIAWFAYFAPYSMERHHDLVAEAAASEGVDYRRLGTTLDGQSLDCLEFGEGDTQVWLYARQHPGESMAEWWMEGALACLTDPSDPVARALRQRCRFHVVPNCNPDGSRRGHLRTNAVGTNLNREWESPSADKSPEVLAIRNAMDESGVDFAMDVHGDEAIAAVFLAGFEGIPSWTDELGDKYYRYQRILERRTPDFQTAKGYAVSKPGTANLSMSTNQLAERFGACSMTLEMPFKDNDDLPDEAQGWSPERCRLLARDCLAALLEWLGPDAG; this comes from the coding sequence ATGAACGCACAAACGCCGAATTTCGGCATCTCGATCGACGCCGAATTCGACAGCGGCAACATCAATGTCATCGAAATCGACGGCGCCGCCACGCGCCTGTCGATCCCGGCCGACCACATGAGCGAATTCCGCCAGTGGTTCCATTTCCGCGTTTCGGGAGCGAAGGGCCGCGAACTGACGCTGAAGATCGTCGATCTCGGCACCTCGGCCTATCCTGAAGGCTGGCCGGGATACCGCGCCTGCGTCAGCGAGGATCGCGAGTTCTGGGGCCGTGCCGACACGACTTACGACAAGGATGCCGACGGCGGCACCCTCACGATCACCTACACCCCTGCCAGCGACATCGCCTGGTTCGCATACTTCGCGCCCTATTCGATGGAACGGCATCACGATCTCGTCGCCGAAGCGGCTGCCAGCGAGGGGGTGGACTATCGCCGGCTCGGCACCACGCTCGACGGGCAATCGCTCGATTGCCTCGAATTCGGCGAGGGCGACACGCAGGTCTGGCTCTACGCACGGCAGCATCCGGGCGAATCGATGGCCGAATGGTGGATGGAAGGCGCGCTCGCCTGCCTCACCGATCCGTCCGACCCCGTCGCCCGCGCGCTGCGCCAGCGCTGCCGGTTCCACGTCGTGCCCAACTGCAATCCCGACGGCAGCCGCCGGGGCCACCTGCGTACGAACGCGGTCGGCACCAACCTCAACCGCGAGTGGGAGAGCCCCTCCGCCGACAAGTCGCCCGAGGTCCTCGCGATCCGCAACGCGATGGACGAAAGCGGCGTCGATTTCGCGATGGACGTTCACGGGGACGAGGCGATCGCCGCGGTCTTCCTCGCCGGGTTCGAAGGCATCCCTTCGTGGACCGACGAACTGGGCGACAAGTATTACCGCTACCAGCGCATTCTCGAACGCCGCACGCCCGATTTCCAGACCGCCAAGGGCTACGCCGTGTCGAAGCCCGGTACCGCCAACCTCTCGATGAGCACCAACCAGCTCGCCGAGCGGTTCGGCGCCTGTTCGATGACATTGGAAATGCCGTTCAAGGACAACGACGACCTGCCCGACGAAGCGCAGGGGTGGAGTCCGGAACGCTGCCGCCTGCTGGCGCGCGATTGTCTCGCCGCGCTGCTCGAATGGCTGGGGCCCGACGCGGGCTAG
- a CDS encoding DUF421 domain-containing protein, whose protein sequence is MLFENELADALVRGALLAVVALGWVVLLVRVVGLRSFSKMTNFDFVMTVAMGSLVASASQSSSWTAYAQSLAAMAGLFAIQFIAARLRINSKAMRGVLENEPLLLMRDGEFIASALEQSRVARGDLVAKLREANVLELKDVRAAVLETTGDVSVLHGDRLEPVLLEGVRGV, encoded by the coding sequence ATGCTATTCGAAAACGAACTCGCCGATGCACTGGTGCGCGGTGCGCTGCTGGCCGTTGTCGCGCTCGGTTGGGTCGTGCTCTTGGTGCGGGTCGTGGGGCTGCGTTCGTTCTCGAAAATGACGAACTTCGATTTCGTGATGACGGTCGCGATGGGTTCGCTGGTGGCGAGCGCGTCGCAGTCGAGCAGCTGGACCGCCTACGCCCAGTCGCTGGCGGCCATGGCGGGGCTGTTCGCGATCCAGTTCATCGCCGCCCGGCTGCGTATTAATTCGAAGGCGATGCGGGGCGTCTTGGAAAACGAGCCGCTGCTGCTGATGCGCGACGGGGAATTCATCGCATCCGCCCTGGAACAGAGCCGCGTCGCGCGCGGCGATCTCGTGGCCAAGCTGCGCGAGGCGAACGTGCTCGAGCTGAAGGACGTGCGCGCCGCGGTGCTGGAAACCACCGGCGACGTATCGGTCCTGCACGGCGACCGCCTCGAGCCGGTGCTGCTCGAGGGGGTGCGGGGCGTCTAG